The Azospirillum brasilense genome window below encodes:
- a CDS encoding STAS domain-containing protein: MSAAMDFSVREAPASTEIVLSGRMTFADHDTFRDVIATFERPAGHRVVFDLSRLDFVDSSGLGMFIIARDTAQRRNLDFAIRGARDEVRRLITIAKFHTMFNIAD; this comes from the coding sequence ATGAGCGCCGCCATGGATTTCTCCGTCCGCGAGGCCCCGGCCAGCACCGAGATCGTGCTGAGCGGGCGCATGACTTTTGCCGACCACGACACCTTCCGTGACGTCATCGCCACCTTCGAGCGACCGGCGGGGCACCGGGTGGTCTTCGACCTGTCGCGGCTCGACTTCGTCGACTCCTCCGGCCTTGGCATGTTCATCATCGCCCGCGACACCGCGCAGCGGCGCAATCTGGACTTCGCGATCCGCGGCGCCCGCGACGAGGTGCGGCGCCTGATCACGATCGCCAAGTTCCACACCATGTTCAACATCGCCGACTGA